One stretch of Enterobacter sp. RHBSTW-00994 DNA includes these proteins:
- a CDS encoding Hok/Gef family protein: MTPLKTAPGIGFIICLKIVIFTFINRGKLYELTIRSEHQEVAAKLACNPG; encoded by the coding sequence ATGACGCCATTAAAAACGGCGCCAGGCATTGGCTTTATTATTTGCCTGAAGATAGTGATATTTACCTTTATTAATCGCGGTAAGTTATACGAACTCACAATAAGGAGTGAGCATCAGGAAGTGGCGGCGAAATTGGCCTGCAATCCAGGCTAA
- a CDS encoding tetratricopeptide repeat protein: protein MKRIFLLLLLFTSFARADEIGSQYREQAEAGDARAQYYLADTYFSSGDDKQASLWAEKAAKGGDIDAMALLSQIHFTLGDYAQAKTLAQQATIAGSKRGAIMLARILVNTLAGKTDYPHAVKLLETATEDTDNDSAVDAQLLLGLIYANGVEVTRDDAKAESWFKRSSSLSRTGYAEYWAGMLFQQGEKGFITPNKQKALYWLNLSCSEGFDTGCEEFDALSGE, encoded by the coding sequence ATGAAACGCATTTTTCTACTGTTGTTACTGTTTACCTCTTTTGCCCGTGCCGACGAGATTGGCAGCCAATACCGTGAACAGGCCGAAGCTGGCGACGCACGAGCACAATACTATCTGGCTGATACTTACTTCAGCTCCGGAGACGACAAACAGGCAAGTCTGTGGGCCGAGAAAGCCGCAAAAGGCGGAGATATCGATGCCATGGCGCTGTTATCACAAATCCATTTCACCCTGGGTGATTACGCACAAGCCAAAACACTGGCCCAGCAGGCGACTATCGCGGGCAGTAAACGTGGGGCAATCATGCTGGCCCGGATTCTGGTTAACACGCTGGCGGGCAAAACCGACTACCCACACGCCGTTAAGCTGCTGGAAACAGCCACTGAAGATACGGATAACGACTCCGCCGTTGACGCACAATTATTGCTTGGGTTGATTTACGCCAATGGCGTTGAGGTGACGCGCGACGATGCCAAAGCTGAATCCTGGTTCAAACGCAGTTCTTCTTTGTCCCGCACGGGCTATGCCGAATACTGGGCAGGCATGTTGTTTCAACAGGGTGAGAAAGGCTTTATTACGCCCAACAAACAGAAAGCACTGTACTGGTTAAACCTGAGCTGTAGCGAAGGGTTTGATACAGGATGCGAGGAATTTGATGCGTTGAGTGGGGAGTAA